The following is a genomic window from Perognathus longimembris pacificus isolate PPM17 chromosome 20, ASM2315922v1, whole genome shotgun sequence.
GTAGACTAAGAGAATATCCTATTGTGAAACTAGGTTTTATTATGTGACTTAGCTGGCACTGGATGGATGAACTCACATggccttcttgcctcagcctcctgagtagctgggactacaggccttCACCACTGCACTTGTTAACACTCCATCTCTTGTAATTTTGTCTTTGACACAGTAACTTACAGACTTGTAGTCAGTGccctaaggaaacagaaagaacagagcaCAATGGGGGAAAGTGCTTTGAGAacaccatgtttttgttttgttttagtttttggtgcAAGTAGTGAAGCTGGAATCATCGCTAGGGTGCCCTCTTCCCTTCGTGTGTGGCtcaacgctggtgctctaccacttgaaccacagtgccacttctgaccgctTCAATGGAGACTAGGGGTCTAAAAGGCTTTGcaacccagactggcctcaaactgcagccCCAACCTCCTGAAGAACAGGGATTACAGGCGACAGCCACCATCACACAGCCTAGAAAACAGAGTTTTTGAAAATGAAGTTGGGGTGGTGGATTTATGCAGaaagatcacttgagcccaggaacTAGAGCCCCAATATTTGAAGTGATGTTCAACCTAAATCTGgagaggaaaattaaaaatacaataaacaaCTACCATTCCTCAGCAAGACATTGTCTCCCTCCATGCACTCCAGGAATCCAAGCATTGGGACAGGCAAGAATCAGCATAATTCTGGcagttttcacttttatttttggtgtcagtcctggggcttgaactcaggacccaggcactgtctctgagctttttgtgctcaaggctggcactctaccacttgagccacagctccacttccagtttatttgCTAGttccttggagacaagagtcccatggactttcctgcccaggctggcctggaaccatgatcctccagatcccagcctcctgagtagctgggatgagtaGTTAcggtaacaggcatgagctgccggtGCCCAGCTTAGGATCTACGGACTCCAcagtgatcttccagatctcagcctcctgagtggctgggatgacaggtgtgagcacaaCACCCAGCTAGGTTTTGAGTTTCTGGAGGGAATCAACACACACTGCAAGAACAGGGTGGGGAAGGTCCCGGGGGAGAAGCAGACTGGGCAGCCCGACACAGAACTGGACAATCCTTCCTGCCCCCAAGAACAACCACGAGTGGGTTGTGCCCCAAACCCACTGCAACACAAACCCCAGCTGGCCTCCAGTGGCCACAGGACTCGATCTCAGCACCCAGGTTGCACCCGCAGCTGAGCAATGCCCTGCTTCCCGCAGGTGTCTAGTCGTCATAGCGAATCTCAGCCCGCAGCTCCTTGCTGACGTAGTTGACCACCAGCGccagcagctgctgctggagcGCCTCGCTGCCCAGGACCAGGGCTGTGAGCTGCACCGCGTCTGCCCAGTCCAGACCCTGCACAATGGCCGAGACCTCCGCAAACAGCCTCTGCTGCTCCAAGGGCGGCAGCTCCATCAAGATCTGTGGGACCGGCTTAAACTGGCCACTTGTCATCCAGGCTCCTAGCAGACCCCCGACGGCGCCCCCTAGAAAACACAGAGGATCCCGGTTCCCACTCCAAGCCTGGCCTGGCCATAGAATGAGGAAAAGGCTTTATGGTTCTcgtttgtttttgtgtcagtcctggggcttgaactcagggtctgggtgctgtctctgaggttttttaaattttttgcccaaggctggtgctctactacttgaggcactgcctcacttctggcttttgggtggttctttGGGAGAAGAGGCTCACAGGTATTCCTGGCAagactggctttgacccatgatcctctagatctcagcctcctgagtcactagcatgacaggtatgagccacaggtgctagACTTGAGATTCATGGAAGGTGCCcaaggctcaggcctgtcatcctagctacttacaaggctgagatctgaggaaccggggtcaaagccagccaggcaggaaagtctatgggactctgaTAACCATAAACCAGtacaaaaccacaagtggaggtgtggttcaagtggaagagcaacaGCCATGAGGAAAACGCTCTggccagcatccaggccctgagttcaagcctgtgcactcccctccccccccgcgcgcgcgcacacacacacacacacacacacacacacacacacacagagtgcttgTGCTTGCCAACAGGACTAAGAAGACAAGCAGTTTGGGCTGGTCCTatgcctcatgcctgcaatccaagctaAGCAGAAGGTTAGAGGACCACAGGCCAAGGCCAACccagcaaaagcatgagaccttatcagaaaaagtaaagcaaaacaaaaaatgacaataacaacaaaaatactaaagcaaaaaaatgactggaggcatggctcgtgTGGTGAAAACAACTTCCTCCCTAGTacaactctgagttcaatccccaggactgaagAAACGGagagctctgtctgtctgtctgtctgtctgtctgtgtctctctctgaaaAATAGACACATCCTGTAGAGGACTAATTTACAAGTCTGACTGAATATTTTTCCCTCATAAAACACAGAGCCAACAAAGGTTgaactgtgtgcgtgtgtgtgtgtgtgttgtggggttgaactcagggcctgggcactgttcctgagcatttttgttcaaggctatctccctaccactttcagccacagctcagcttccaaCTTATTGGATCAGTCTCTCGGGCTTTCCAGCCCAGACTGGATTCAAACcctaatcctctagatctcagcctcctgagtaattgggattTACACACCAGTGCCCActttcaaatgtgtttttttttaacaccacCCCTCAGACAGCTGTGTCTGTGAAATAGTCACACTTACCAACAGCTAATCCTGGAGGGCCACCAACCAAGCCACCGACAAAGGCCACAGCCCCCGTGACCAGGGCACCCTTCCCAGAATGCTTCACAGCAGCCTGCATTTTCTTCTCTTCGGAGATGGAGCAGAGCAATTGCATGACATCTTGGACCACGATGGGCATATTGGTCAACCTAAGGGAAAAGTACAAGGGAGAACATAaaaattggggtggggggcgtTTCCACCCAATGGCTGCACTTCTAGAGTGCAGAAGGAGGGGGACTATCCTTTTTCTGCAGAGATGCAGCTCAGCCCTAGGCATGAGAGCAGAGTGCATCACCGGAAATGTCCACGAATGGAGCCACAGTGAGCTAATTCCCAAAGagaaatcacagacaggagagagGTTTCCTTTATCCTCTAATTTCTATCTTATGAAAAGATTACAGAGCAATCTTGGGCCATTCTCTTACCTCCaaggcccttccctccctccctcccttccttccctttctttctttttgtgctgatagtggggcttgaactcagggcctcacattctcctttggcttttctgctctgagaatggcactctactactcaagGCACTGATCCCAATTTCTGCTTTTAGTTTGGGGGagctttgggggtttttttgttttgttttgt
Proteins encoded in this region:
- the LOC125338705 gene encoding protein C19orf12, coding for MPIVVQDVMQLLCSISEEKKMQAAVKHSGKGALVTGAVAFVGGLVGGPPGLAVGGAVGGLLGAWMTSGQFKPVPQILMELPPLEQQRLFAEVSAIVQGLDWADAVQLTALVLGSEALQQQLLALVVNYVSKELRAEIRYDD